In Porites lutea chromosome 9, jaPorLute2.1, whole genome shotgun sequence, a single window of DNA contains:
- the LOC140948350 gene encoding lysosome membrane protein 2-like — protein sequence MPSETSKGSCCCSRTIWIICLAVCGVVFLVSGLVFSVGGVFSNIINQQVDENVELKPGSFVYEEWKNFSTPIYMKYYVFNVTNHDEVMNGAIPNVTQIGPYSYRELRFNEVLNWSSDHSIVTFMPNRTYIFDPETSCDGCDDKNDSFFTVNIPLLSVALWLRNSDYRHREKHWYCLPGVKFEADKLKVHLFQRKTVSDILWGYTDPFLDFLKKPHHGCQGKKGLSSFVQLQYNNTYYGISAVHTGQDFISKLDQFTMWRGQTNLTWWSDKYANMINGTEGTQFAPRLSKDVTLYAFSPEICRSVYFNYESTVTVKGIKLYRFIAPDELYLSGDIYPPNKGFCVPPRCLPTGLLNVSLCQPQNPPVALSPPHFYQGNKSLVEAVHGLNPQKSLHETFADIEPITGIVMRVAKRVQINVALEPVSILDQTKGKFKPVFLPVMFACETAVISDEKAEEFKHKVYRGTFLTQVAEYFLIALGSLCIVVAIVLVVISLPSKKYLGLSIQAGDSEKRTLITQGGNKVYT from the exons ATGCCCTCTGAGACATCGAAGGGATCCTGTTGTTGTAGTAGGACAATCTGGATCATTTGTCTTGCTGTTTGTGGAGTAGTGTTCCTAGTTTCCGGTTTAGTCTTCAGTGTCGGTGGAGTCTTCTCTAACATCATCAATCAACAAGTGGATGAG aATGTGGAATTAAAACCTGGCAGTTTTGTGTATGAAGAATGGAAAAACTTCTCAACTCCTATTTACATGAAGTACTATGTGTTTAATGTTACAAATCATGATGAAGTAATGAATGGAGCTATTCCCAATGTAACACAGATAGGACCCTACTCTTACAg agaaTTGAGGTTCAATGAGGTACTCAACTGGAGCAGTGACCACAGCATTGTAACATTCATGCCAAACAGAACATACATTTTTGATCCAGAAACATCATGTGATGGCTGTGATGACAAGAATGACTCATTTTTTACCGTCAACATTCCACTATTG AGTGTGGCCTTGTGGTTAAGAAATTCTGACTACAGACACAGAGAAAAGCATTGGTATTGCTTGCCTGGAGTAAAGTTTGAAGCTGATAAGCTAAAAGTACATTTGTTTCAAAGGAAGACAGTGTCTGATATTCTCTGGGGATACACAGACCCATTTCTTGACTTTTTGAAGAAGCCACATCATGGTTGCCAAGGCAAAAAGGGATTGTCGTCCTTTGTTCAGTTGCAG taCAATAACACATATTACGGAATAAGTGCTGTTCACACTGGACAAGACTTCATCAGTAAGCTGGACCAATTTACAATGTGGAGAGGACAAAC CAATTTAACATGGTGGAGCGATAAGTATGCAAACATGATCAATGGTACAG AAGGAACTCAGTTTGCACCAAGACTTTCTAAAGATGTTACTCTATATGCATTTTCTCCAGAAATTTGTAG AtctgtttattttaattatgAATCCACTGTGACAGTAAAGGGAATTAAACTGTATCGCTTCATCGCCCCGGATGAACTCTACTTAAGTGGTGACATTTATCCTCCCAACAAAGGATTCTGTGTTCCTCCTCGCTGTTTACCAACTGGTCTTCTCAATGTCAGCCTTTGCCAACCACAAA ATCCACCAGTTGCTCTTTCTCCGCCACATTTTTATCAAGGAAACAAGTCGCTGGTAGAAGCAGTTCATGGGTTAAACCCTCAAAAAAGTCTGCACGAAACGTTTGCCGATATCGAGCCG ATAACAGGAATAGTTATGCGTGTAGCCAAGAGAGTCCAGATCAATGTGGCTTTGGAACCTGTCAGTATTTTAGA tcaaacaaaaggcaaatttaAGCCTGTTTTCCTTCCTGTCATGTTTGCTTGTGAG ACTGCGGTGATCAGTGACGAAAAAGCAGAGGAGTTTAAACACAAAGTTTACCGCGGTACCTTTTTAACGCAAGTCGCTGAGTATTTCCTGATAGCCTTGGGATCGCTGTGCATTGTTGTAGCCATTGTGTTGGTTGTGATTTCTTTACCATCCAAAAAGTACTTAGGGCTGTCTATTCAG GCTGGTGACAGTGAAAAAAGGACACTAATTACTCAAGGAGG AAATAAAGTGTACACTTGA
- the LOC140949018 gene encoding nocturnin-like gives MQEALYPVNNMAAVEAGSCQLKARKEALNDLERALQKFPPLLERTFISCESEEKVSDGKTSEFRVMQWNVLADALSASSPTQNFVKCPSGALKWSRRKLRSLEQILLYDPDIIALQEVDHFEDYYLPSLRKVGYDGLFVAKKESPCLKFPNNSGPDGCAVFYDIERFSLVNHKDVTLKDTNGLLANQVALIVNLFDKVHEKTLCCVVTHLKAKQEFEELRHCQGLQLLECVSESTSDDKSVLVFGDFNAEPTEQVCQLMETNQYLCLKNSYISATGSNPEFTTWKFRPDKEVKHTIDYVWHSPDLSVTGCLKVPDSDDIPAERLPCFQYPSDHLSLVFDFCW, from the exons ATGCAAGAAGCGT TGTATCCCGTAAACAACATGGCGGCGGTGGAGGCTGGTTCTTGTCAACTTAAGGCACGAAAAGAAGCCCTAAATGACCTTGAGAGAGCTCTTCAGAAATTTCCACCTCTACTTGAAAGGACCTTCATCAGTTGCGAGAGCGAAGAGAAAGTTTCTGATGGAAAAACTTCAGAATTCCGTGTGATGCAGTGGAATGTCCTTGCTGATG CTTTAAGTGCTTCAAGCCCAACTCAGAATTTTGTCAAATGCCCATCAGGAGCACTTAAGTGGTCAAGGAGGAAACTACGATCACTTGAGCAAATTTTGTTGTATGATCCAGACATCATAGCATTACAAGAAGTTGACCATTTTGAAGACTATTACCTTCCTTCACTAAGAAAAGTTGGATATGATGGATTATTTGTAGCCAAAAAAGAGTCTCCCTGCCTCAAGTTTCCTAACAATTCAGGCCCTGATGGCTGTGCTGTGTTTTATGATATAGAGCGCTTCTCTCTGGTGAATCATAAGGATGTAACGTTGAAGGATACAAATGGGCTTTTGGCAAATCAAGTTGCATTAATTGTGAATTTATTTGATAAAGTACATGAGAAAACTCTTTGCTGTGTTGTTACTCATCTTAAAGCTAAACAAGAGTTTGAAGAATTACGACACTGCCAGGGATTGCAACTTCTGGAATGTGTTTCAGAATCAACCTCTGACGATAAGTCAGTATTAGTTTTTGGTGACTTTAATGCTGAGCCAACTGAACAAGTTTGTCAACTGATGGAAACAAATCAATACCTTTGCCTGAAAAATTCATACATAAGTGCAACAGGAAGCAATCCTGAATTCACAACATGGAAGTTTCGTCCTGATAAAGAGGTCAAACATACTATAGACTATGTATGGCACTCCCCAGACCTTAGTGTAACAGGATGTTTAAAGGTTCCAGACAGTGATGATATTCCTGCTGAACGTCTGCCATGCTTTCAGTATCCTTCTGATCATCTGTCGTTAGTGTTTGACTTCTGTTGGTGa
- the LOC140948313 gene encoding BTB/POZ domain-containing protein KCTD8-like, with product MQCPKESPPDQNLPAVVELNVGGQLYTTSLPTLLKDPDSLLSAMFSGKQKIPRDSRGRFFIDRDGMLFRYILDYLRNSKLSLPENFNERERLLGEAEFFRLKGIIKALQREQDRVKTGRGDINSKPSGFLSIGVRGTYAFGRDGVADVKFRKLQRILVCGNVALAREVFGEWLNETRDPDRDDAVQRYTNRFYLKHNYLEKAFDQLYERGFKLVTSAAGGAGYDPESEETKWNHFNDYVFFRQ from the coding sequence ATGCAATGTCCCAAGGAATCGCCACCCGATCAGAACCTCCCGGCCGTTGTAGAGCTTAATGTCGGCGGACAGCTGTACACTACGTCGCTACCGACGCTTCTTAAAGATCCAGATTCGCTGCTAAGCGCGATGTTCAGCGGCAAACAGAAAATCCCTCGAGACTCTCGCGGTCGGTTCTTCATCGACCGCGACGGCATGCTATTCCGATACATACTGGACTATCTTCGTAACTCCAAGCTGTCGCTGCCGGAGAATTTCAACGAGAGAGAAAGACTGCTTGGAGAAGCTGAGTTTTTTAGATTGAAGGGAATTATTAAAGCTCTACAACGCGAGCAGGACCGTGTCAAAACGGGTCGCGGCGACATAAATAGCAAACCGTCCGGGTTTCTGTCCATCGGGGTTCGTGGGACGTACGCGTTTGGGCGTGATGGGGTAGCCGATGTGAAATTTCGCAAGTTGCAGCGAATCTTAGTCTGCGGTAACGTGGCGCTGGCGAGAGAAGTATTTGGCGAGTGGCTCAATGAGACGCGAGATCCAGACCGGGACGACGCAGTGCAAAGGTACACAAACCGATTTTACCTCAAGCACAACTATCTGGAAAAGGCCTTCGACCAGTTATACGAGAGAGGCTTCAAGCTTGTCACAAGCGCGGCCGGTGGGGCAGGTTACGACCCAGAAAGCGAGGAGACCAAATGGAATCACTTCAACGATTATGTGTTCTTTAGACAGTAA